A stretch of Paludisphaera borealis DNA encodes these proteins:
- a CDS encoding stage II sporulation protein M: MVVHDFIRSRKDSWAQLQAFLDKARRLSLARVPLDAFREGSSLYRQAVADLAYARMRFPGHPVVKELGQIVGQAHSILYQPGKARSSGWTVFWRRTWPTSVRAAAGPILLATAIFWAGAIAGFFLTAQNPVLERFFVSPPMREAIAAKRLWTESLTRTAPSAGTHIAVNNINVSLLTWALGLTFGIGTVWLLLFNGLMLGAIAAACLRAGMLTPLAEFVVGHGSLELPAIWISAGAGLLMADAMLFPGRYGRREELRLQGRKSVQIIVGIVPLLLIAGAIEAFISPSNAPGAAKALLGLCLGLALLSYIVLCAAAPKSDRVPGPKAGGREGD, encoded by the coding sequence ATGGTCGTTCATGATTTTATCCGTTCGCGTAAAGACTCCTGGGCGCAGTTGCAGGCCTTCCTCGACAAGGCACGCCGGCTGTCGCTGGCGCGCGTGCCGCTCGACGCCTTCCGAGAAGGCAGCTCGCTGTACAGGCAGGCGGTCGCGGACCTAGCATACGCGCGTATGCGCTTCCCCGGCCATCCGGTCGTCAAGGAGCTTGGACAGATCGTCGGCCAGGCCCACAGCATCCTCTATCAGCCGGGGAAGGCCAGGTCAAGCGGCTGGACCGTATTCTGGCGGCGGACCTGGCCGACGAGCGTCCGGGCCGCGGCCGGCCCGATCCTCCTGGCCACCGCGATCTTCTGGGCCGGCGCCATCGCGGGGTTCTTCCTCACGGCGCAGAACCCGGTGCTTGAGCGGTTCTTCGTGAGCCCCCCCATGCGCGAGGCCATCGCCGCGAAGCGGCTCTGGACCGAATCGCTCACCCGGACCGCGCCGAGCGCGGGCACCCACATCGCGGTGAACAACATCAACGTCTCCCTCCTGACGTGGGCGCTAGGCCTGACCTTCGGCATCGGCACCGTCTGGCTCTTGCTGTTCAACGGGTTGATGCTCGGCGCGATCGCCGCGGCCTGCCTCCGCGCGGGAATGCTCACGCCGCTCGCGGAGTTCGTCGTCGGCCACGGGTCGCTTGAACTCCCCGCGATCTGGATCAGCGCCGGCGCCGGGCTGCTCATGGCCGACGCCATGCTGTTCCCCGGCCGCTACGGCCGGCGTGAAGAGCTTCGGCTGCAAGGGCGGAAGTCGGTCCAGATCATCGTCGGGATCGTCCCTCTTCTCCTGATCGCCGGCGCGATCGAGGCGTTCATCTCGCCGAGCAACGCCCCGGGCGCCGCCAAGGCCCTGCTCGGCCTCTGCCTCGGCCTCGCCCTGCTGAGCTACATCGTGCTCTGCGCGGCCGCTCCGAAAAGCGATCGGGTTCCTGGACCGAAAGCAGGCGGCCGCGAGGGCGATTGA
- a CDS encoding RDD family protein, whose protein sequence is MNDHRKPLGQRVLTIRTPENIELTYALAGPGSRAAAYLVDVFAMMIIGQIFVNLLISVVTALLSGLGPGSQTWVAAIGGLVAFSLYNGYFILFEWLWNGQTPGKRLLHVRVIRQGGYALSAFDTLLRNLLRVIDFLPFFYGVGLVSMLLTRDSQRLGDLVAGTLVVYQDPVETESLLPVLPAASTAEPPLPASALAAVPGEVVELVGIYLRSREEMTPRPRQEIAVELADLIHEASGLDPQAGQSVESFLTSIVRQSEQAPPSSTPPPVEAELLS, encoded by the coding sequence ATGAACGACCATCGAAAGCCCCTGGGTCAACGCGTCCTGACGATCCGCACCCCGGAGAACATCGAGCTGACCTACGCCCTGGCGGGTCCGGGAAGCCGCGCCGCGGCCTACCTCGTCGACGTGTTCGCCATGATGATCATCGGCCAGATCTTCGTGAACCTGCTCATTTCCGTCGTGACGGCGCTCCTCAGCGGCCTGGGGCCGGGCAGCCAGACCTGGGTCGCCGCGATCGGCGGCCTGGTGGCGTTCTCGCTGTACAACGGCTACTTCATCCTCTTCGAGTGGCTCTGGAACGGGCAGACGCCGGGCAAGCGGCTGCTCCACGTCCGGGTGATCCGGCAGGGAGGATACGCGCTCAGTGCCTTCGACACCCTCCTGCGGAATCTGCTGAGGGTGATCGACTTTCTGCCGTTCTTCTACGGCGTCGGGCTGGTCAGCATGCTGCTCACGAGGGACAGCCAGCGGCTCGGCGACTTGGTCGCCGGCACCCTGGTGGTGTACCAGGATCCGGTCGAGACCGAGTCGCTCTTGCCGGTCCTGCCGGCCGCTTCAACAGCGGAGCCGCCGTTGCCCGCGTCGGCCCTCGCGGCAGTGCCCGGCGAGGTGGTCGAGCTGGTGGGCATCTATCTCCGGTCGAGGGAGGAGATGACCCCCCGGCCCCGCCAGGAGATCGCCGTCGAACTCGCGGACCTGATCCACGAAGCGAGCGGACTCGATCCCCAGGCCGGCCAGAGCGTCGAAAGCTTCCTGACGTCCATCGTCAGGCAATCCGAGCAAGCTCCTCCATCGTCAACCCCACCTCCCGTAGAGGCTGAACTCCTTTCTTGA
- a CDS encoding DUF4129 domain-containing protein, whose amino-acid sequence MAISTAILNASRAGLHAIAPAQPPAIEGADPVGAAREVFQDSEFWWKRIEPISKPETSWLQSILDTILEALGRAWNAVWDLIARILRFLFGRFAGESSGGAVLVWILAGAVLAWAIWKLLPLFLQRIGRDTPVVRPDAVVSQALPAAADLRDQAVQAQRDGLHAEAIRLALLALIAALEKRGLLRYDTTRTNREYRAELRIHPELSTRFGRLARIYEGVWYGREPAGPEQAEESIRLCESPVDGEAFSHG is encoded by the coding sequence ATGGCGATCTCTACGGCGATCCTGAATGCGTCGCGGGCCGGCTTGCATGCGATCGCCCCTGCGCAACCCCCGGCGATCGAGGGCGCCGACCCCGTCGGCGCAGCGCGGGAAGTGTTCCAGGACTCCGAGTTCTGGTGGAAGCGCATCGAGCCGATCTCGAAGCCCGAGACGTCCTGGCTCCAGTCGATCCTGGACACGATCCTGGAGGCCCTCGGCCGCGCCTGGAACGCCGTGTGGGATCTGATCGCCAGGATACTCCGCTTCCTGTTCGGCCGTTTCGCCGGCGAGTCCTCGGGCGGGGCGGTGCTTGTCTGGATCCTCGCCGGGGCGGTCCTCGCGTGGGCGATCTGGAAGCTCCTCCCCCTGTTCCTGCAACGGATCGGTCGCGATACGCCAGTCGTCCGGCCCGACGCGGTCGTGTCGCAGGCTCTGCCCGCGGCCGCCGACCTCCGCGACCAAGCCGTGCAGGCCCAGCGCGACGGCCTCCACGCCGAGGCGATCCGGTTGGCCCTCCTGGCGCTGATCGCCGCGCTCGAGAAGCGGGGGTTGCTCCGCTACGACACGACCAGGACCAACCGCGAGTATCGCGCGGAACTTCGCATACATCCGGAGTTGTCCACGCGTTTCGGCCGGCTCGCGCGGATCTACGAGGGAGTCTGGTACGGCCGGGAGCCGGCCGGCCCCGAGCAGGCGGAAGAGTCGATCCGCCTCTGCGAGTCGCCGGTCGACGGGGAGGCCTTCAGCCATGGCTAA
- a CDS encoding RDD family protein, whose translation MSQVVAQGVEGVEMDPYDIGWYVESADEETYGPVSRDTLGRWLEEKAITPNTLVNHCTQPEARPIADQAALKDRLPIEQQTKPVVGDRLEEAWPRKTRDRLALAEGSLPCARHKKPATLVCVRCLAPYCGKCRMKPFKKQFFLCRRCQASVFNRRFGALMLDSLLLVYAPMILTVVVLSFLGVEPTSVQLAMNIISLAALPLLFFRDSLFGGAGPGKRIMGLRVVQTADGHMPLTHIQGVVRWLSQFIPFFNLYDAAVPYRDPLLRRIGDRWAKTRVLDAPRKLEEAREKVARLLLKKGVQPLREVGLTMEELARIA comes from the coding sequence ATGAGCCAGGTTGTTGCTCAGGGCGTCGAGGGGGTCGAAATGGATCCGTACGATATCGGCTGGTACGTCGAATCGGCCGACGAGGAGACCTACGGGCCGGTCTCCCGCGATACGCTGGGCCGCTGGCTCGAAGAGAAGGCGATCACGCCGAACACGCTGGTCAACCACTGCACCCAGCCCGAGGCCAGACCGATAGCGGACCAGGCCGCGCTCAAGGACCGGCTCCCGATCGAGCAGCAGACCAAGCCCGTGGTCGGCGACCGCCTGGAAGAGGCCTGGCCCCGCAAGACTCGGGATCGGCTCGCGCTGGCGGAGGGCTCGCTCCCTTGCGCCCGGCACAAGAAGCCCGCGACCCTCGTCTGCGTCCGCTGCCTTGCGCCGTATTGCGGCAAGTGCCGAATGAAGCCTTTCAAGAAGCAGTTCTTCCTGTGTCGCCGCTGCCAGGCGAGCGTCTTCAACCGGCGTTTCGGCGCCTTGATGTTGGACTCGCTCCTGCTCGTTTATGCGCCGATGATCCTGACCGTCGTCGTCCTGAGCTTTCTCGGGGTGGAGCCGACGTCGGTGCAACTCGCCATGAACATCATCTCGCTGGCTGCCCTTCCGCTCCTCTTCTTCCGCGACTCACTCTTCGGCGGGGCCGGCCCGGGCAAGCGGATCATGGGCCTGCGCGTCGTGCAGACAGCCGACGGCCACATGCCCCTGACCCACATTCAAGGGGTCGTTCGCTGGCTGAGCCAGTTCATCCCGTTCTTCAATCTGTACGACGCGGCGGTCCCGTATCGCGATCCGCTGCTCCGACGGATCGGCGACCGCTGGGCGAAAACCCGCGTGCTGGACGCGCCCCGGAAGCTCGAGGAGGCCCGCGAGAAAGTGGCTCGGCTGCTGCTCAAGAAAGGAGTTCAGCCTCTACGGGAGGTGGGGTTGACGATGGAGGAGCTTGCTCGGATTGCCTGA
- the dcd gene encoding dCTP deaminase has translation MSVLPDHWIRNQARNHGMITPFEERLQREGVISYGLSSYGYDARVSDEFKIFTNVNSAIVDPKAFDTAGFVDRKAEVCTIPPNSFVLARTVEYFRIPRDVLVICVGKSTYARCGIIVNVTPLEPEWEGHVTLEFSNTTPLPARLYANEGACQFLFLKADSPCEVSYGDRKGKYQGQRGVTLPLVEGMRGGE, from the coding sequence ATGTCCGTCCTCCCCGACCACTGGATTCGCAACCAAGCCCGGAATCACGGCATGATCACCCCTTTCGAGGAGCGCCTCCAACGCGAGGGCGTCATCTCCTATGGTCTGTCCTCCTACGGCTACGACGCCAGGGTGTCGGACGAGTTCAAGATATTCACGAATGTCAATTCCGCCATCGTCGATCCCAAGGCGTTCGACACCGCTGGTTTCGTCGACCGCAAAGCCGAGGTCTGCACGATCCCGCCCAACTCGTTCGTGCTGGCGCGCACGGTCGAGTACTTCCGCATCCCGCGGGATGTTCTGGTGATCTGCGTCGGCAAAAGCACCTACGCCCGGTGCGGGATCATCGTGAACGTCACGCCGCTGGAGCCGGAATGGGAAGGCCACGTCACGCTGGAATTCTCGAACACGACGCCGCTCCCCGCCAGGCTTTACGCCAACGAAGGAGCGTGTCAGTTTCTTTTCCTCAAGGCCGATTCGCCGTGCGAGGTGTCGTACGGCGACCGCAAGGGGAAGTACCAGGGGCAGCGAGGCGTGACGCTGCCGCTGGTCGAGGGGATGCGGGGCGGCGAATAA
- a CDS encoding DUF1501 domain-containing protein, protein MNPDHTLRAISRRHFFSRCSIGVGSIALASLLSERGFSAPPAQMRNPLEPKPAHFPAKAKNVVFLFMAGGPSQLDLFDYKPQLAKLNGKPIPESYTAGKRFAFMDSSNGHNLLATRRSFKQYGDSGAWVSDLLPHTAGIVDQVTFVTTCKTELFNHAPAKLFMNTGSGQFGRPSMGSWITYGLGSECDDLPGFVVLQSGPRGPRGGSVLWGSGVLPTTYQGVPLRNQGDPIVNLSAPPSISEPRQRQVVDAVRELNLKRLVETGDEEIATRINAYEMAYRMQTSAPELMDIRGESQATLAMYGIADPKETSFARNCLLARRLVERGVRFVQLYDTSWDHHGGPTENLERHLTEKCRDVDQPCAALVRDLGQRGLLDDTIIVWGGEFGRTPMGEVRESTGRNHHIDAFTMWFAGGGFKAGHVYGRTDEFGFGAVENPVHVRDIHATILHQLGIDHQRLSVRHQGLDFRLTGVEPAAVVKDLLA, encoded by the coding sequence ATGAATCCCGATCACACGCTGCGCGCCATTTCGCGTCGTCATTTCTTCAGCCGCTGCTCGATCGGAGTCGGCTCGATCGCCCTCGCCTCGCTGCTGTCCGAGCGAGGATTCTCCGCTCCCCCGGCGCAGATGCGCAACCCGCTGGAACCGAAGCCCGCTCATTTCCCGGCGAAGGCCAAGAACGTCGTCTTCCTCTTCATGGCGGGGGGCCCGTCGCAGCTCGATCTGTTCGATTACAAGCCGCAGCTCGCCAAGTTGAACGGCAAGCCGATTCCCGAGAGCTACACCGCGGGAAAGCGATTCGCCTTCATGGACAGCAGCAACGGCCATAATCTGCTGGCCACGAGGCGCAGCTTCAAGCAATATGGCGACTCGGGCGCCTGGGTGAGCGATCTCCTGCCGCACACTGCGGGTATCGTGGACCAGGTCACCTTCGTCACCACCTGCAAGACCGAGCTGTTCAATCACGCGCCCGCGAAGCTCTTCATGAATACAGGCAGCGGCCAGTTCGGGCGGCCCAGCATGGGGTCGTGGATCACCTATGGACTCGGCAGCGAATGCGACGATCTGCCCGGCTTCGTCGTGCTGCAGAGCGGTCCGCGGGGCCCGCGCGGCGGCTCGGTGCTGTGGGGCAGCGGCGTCTTGCCCACGACCTATCAAGGCGTGCCGCTGCGCAATCAAGGCGACCCCATCGTCAATCTCTCCGCCCCCCCCTCCATCAGCGAGCCGCGGCAGCGCCAGGTCGTCGACGCCGTGCGCGAGCTGAACCTGAAGCGCCTCGTCGAAACCGGCGACGAGGAAATCGCCACGCGCATCAACGCCTACGAGATGGCCTACCGCATGCAGACCAGCGCTCCCGAACTGATGGATATTCGCGGCGAAAGCCAGGCCACTCTGGCAATGTACGGCATCGCTGATCCGAAGGAGACCAGCTTCGCCCGCAACTGCCTGCTCGCCCGCCGCCTCGTCGAGCGCGGAGTGCGCTTCGTCCAACTCTACGACACGAGTTGGGACCACCACGGCGGCCCGACCGAAAACCTTGAACGACATCTCACCGAGAAATGCCGCGACGTCGACCAGCCTTGCGCCGCGCTCGTGCGAGATCTCGGTCAGCGGGGCCTACTCGACGACACCATCATCGTCTGGGGCGGCGAATTCGGCCGCACGCCGATGGGCGAGGTGCGCGAATCCACCGGACGCAATCACCACATCGACGCTTTCACCATGTGGTTCGCCGGCGGCGGCTTCAAAGCCGGCCACGTCTACGGTCGGACGGATGAGTTCGGCTTCGGTGCCGTCGAAAACCCCGTCCACGTCCGCGACATCCACGCCACGATCCTGCATCAGCTCGGCATCGACCACCAACGCCTCAGCGTCCGTCACCAAGGCCTCGACTTCCGCCTTACCGGCGTCGAACCGGCCGCCGTGGTGAAGGATTTGCTTGCGTGA
- a CDS encoding TolC family protein, which produces MNQSVSLANTKHKQRAVAIAMACSFLLVLPSCGIPALRYPKPGPGVPDSFDLRKADPKSDLPDVFDKAISSENSAQVRIEDFFNDPMLTGLMYTALGGNQELRILIENVQIASNEIMSRQGAYLPFVFLGGGVGVDKVSNYTLPGAGIRDDPFRPGMFLPNPLPNFLLGPTFLWTPDIWRQLHNAKDAAAARYYAAAEARNYFVTRMLADIAENYYQLMALDKRLEILDQTIALQERSLEVAKSIKEGARGTELPVQRFLAEVRRNQSEKLIVNQDIIETENRINFLLGRNPQRVERMSGDFIDLSLHELSIGVPPQLLQNRPDIRQAERELAAAGLDVKVARKRFYPQMLITSGVGYQAFDPRYLFITPEALIANVAGNLIAPFINKKAIRADYLSADARQLQCVYNYQRVVLNAFTEVINRLSKVENYRNSIEIKKQQLAALEKSVQVAMSLFQFARADYVDVLFAQRDLRDARTVTVETKQQQLSAIIDTYQALGGGSYLLPISIPKPLQSHHWKLWRHSKASEEAEPIPTPMAAAAGPEPTLPSTPAAAEGPEPIPPPPPAAAGGPEPTLAPTPAAPGGLEPLPAPATTEGPEPLPATTEGGKGPGTAP; this is translated from the coding sequence ATGAACCAGTCAGTGAGCTTGGCGAACACGAAGCATAAGCAGCGCGCTGTTGCGATCGCGATGGCTTGCAGCTTCCTGCTGGTCTTGCCGTCCTGTGGAATCCCTGCGCTCCGTTATCCGAAGCCGGGACCAGGCGTGCCGGACAGCTTCGATCTCCGCAAGGCGGATCCGAAATCAGACTTGCCGGACGTCTTCGATAAAGCGATCAGCTCGGAAAACTCAGCTCAGGTCAGGATCGAAGACTTTTTCAATGATCCGATGCTGACGGGCTTGATGTACACGGCGTTGGGCGGAAACCAGGAGTTGAGGATCCTGATTGAGAACGTCCAGATCGCCAGCAACGAGATTATGTCGAGGCAAGGTGCATACCTTCCCTTCGTCTTTCTCGGGGGCGGCGTTGGGGTGGACAAAGTCAGCAATTACACACTTCCGGGAGCCGGCATACGCGACGACCCGTTTCGCCCCGGGATGTTCCTTCCCAATCCGCTGCCGAATTTCTTGTTAGGCCCTACCTTCTTGTGGACGCCGGACATCTGGAGGCAGTTGCATAATGCCAAAGACGCGGCGGCGGCTCGCTACTACGCCGCCGCTGAGGCACGGAACTACTTCGTGACCCGCATGTTGGCAGATATCGCCGAAAACTATTACCAGCTCATGGCGCTCGACAAGCGGCTTGAGATTCTGGATCAAACCATCGCGCTTCAGGAGCGAAGCCTCGAGGTCGCCAAGTCCATCAAGGAAGGCGCCCGCGGCACCGAGTTGCCTGTCCAGCGGTTCCTGGCCGAGGTCCGCAGGAACCAGAGCGAGAAGCTGATCGTCAACCAGGATATCATCGAGACCGAGAACCGTATCAACTTCCTGCTCGGTCGCAACCCGCAACGGGTCGAACGCATGTCGGGGGACTTCATCGATCTGAGCTTGCATGAACTGAGCATAGGCGTGCCCCCCCAGCTACTCCAGAACCGACCCGACATCCGCCAAGCCGAGCGCGAGCTGGCGGCGGCCGGGCTTGACGTGAAGGTCGCCCGGAAACGCTTCTATCCTCAGATGCTCATCACCTCCGGCGTTGGCTACCAGGCTTTCGACCCAAGGTATCTCTTCATTACTCCGGAAGCCTTGATCGCCAATGTCGCCGGCAACCTGATCGCGCCGTTTATCAACAAGAAAGCGATCAGGGCCGACTACCTCAGCGCGGACGCCCGGCAACTGCAGTGCGTCTACAACTACCAGCGCGTCGTCCTCAACGCCTTCACCGAGGTGATAAACCGCCTGTCCAAGGTGGAGAACTACCGCAACAGCATCGAGATCAAGAAGCAGCAGTTGGCAGCGCTCGAGAAATCGGTCCAAGTCGCCATGAGCCTTTTTCAGTTTGCCCGGGCCGATTACGTGGACGTGCTATTCGCCCAGCGTGACCTTAGAGACGCAAGAACGGTCACGGTCGAAACCAAGCAACAGCAACTGTCCGCCATCATAGACACCTATCAAGCCCTCGGCGGCGGCAGCTATTTGTTGCCGATCTCCATCCCGAAACCGCTGCAATCTCACCATTGGAAGCTTTGGAGACACTCAAAAGCGAGTGAAGAGGCGGAGCCGATTCCAACACCGATGGCGGCGGCGGCAGGGCCGGAGCCGACTCTGCCATCAACTCCGGCAGCGGCGGAGGGGCCGGAACCGATTCCACCACCACCGCCGGCTGCGGCAGGTGGACCGGAACCGACTCTAGCACCGACACCGGCGGCGCCGGGGGGGCTGGAACCCCTCCCAGCACCGGCGACGACAGAGGGGCCGGAACCCCTCCCAGCAACAACGGAAGGCGGAAAGGGGCCTGGAACTGCTCCGTAG
- a CDS encoding PSD1 and planctomycete cytochrome C domain-containing protein, whose protein sequence is MTRLISVFLIGATSACAVEAAETISFNRDIRPILSNNCFACHGFDSKHRKAGLRLDTFDGATSDRGGVRGVAPGDPTNSELWTRIQSDDPELMMPPPTSHKPRLTMEQRATIKRWIEQGAKYEQHWAFIPPARSPANASDGAAVDHFITRKLTEAGLKSSPEAPPEKLIRRVSLDLIGLPPTLAELDAFVTASAKDADAAYRELVDRLLASPHYGERWGRWWLDQARYADSNGYSIDAPRQIWKFRDWVIAALNADMPFDQFTIEQLAGDLLPNAGESQTIATGFHRNTQINQEGGIDVEQFRVDSVFDRVATTGVVWLGLSIGCAQCHDHKFDPITQKEYYRLFAFLNNQDEPTLKVFDPSVNVGDLAAEFKEVQDKIADYLKEHADDLVKWEAGLTPQMKKSFTPEVNQILAVPREKRSLAERKTLFASGDGAVGPFRRWNDRYTELDAILNQGVTTLVMKELPKPRKTTVFIKGDFTRPADEVTPGTLAVLHPLDQPEGPPNRLDLAKWLVSPRNPLAARVIVNRVWQQYFGRGIVESENDFGMQGSPPSHPELLDWLAIELMERKWSLKDLHRLIVTSHTYRQSSSDRPELREKDPNNYLLARQQRLRLDAELVRDVALAASGLLSPKLGGPPVYPPIPDGVMGQGQVKRVWAVSKGEDRFRRGLYTFVYRASPPPSLNVFDAPDGFTSCTRRIRSNTPLQALTLLNDGSFFEFAAALEKIIRNDGLETAFRRCTSRSPKPEELAVLKGLDALSAARVLLNLDETLTRE, encoded by the coding sequence ATGACACGTCTCATCTCCGTCTTCCTGATCGGAGCCACGTCCGCGTGCGCGGTGGAGGCGGCCGAGACGATCTCTTTCAACCGCGACATCCGTCCCATCCTTTCGAACAATTGCTTTGCGTGCCACGGATTCGACTCGAAGCATCGCAAGGCGGGACTGAGGCTGGACACCTTCGACGGCGCTACGAGCGACCGAGGCGGAGTGAGGGGGGTCGCCCCCGGCGATCCGACGAACTCGGAATTATGGACGCGAATCCAGAGCGACGATCCGGAACTGATGATGCCGCCGCCGACCTCGCACAAGCCGCGGCTCACGATGGAACAGCGTGCGACGATCAAGCGGTGGATCGAACAAGGCGCGAAGTACGAACAGCACTGGGCGTTCATTCCCCCCGCGCGTTCGCCGGCGAACGCGTCCGACGGTGCGGCGGTGGATCATTTCATCACGCGGAAGCTGACCGAAGCGGGCCTCAAATCGTCCCCGGAAGCTCCACCGGAAAAGCTGATCCGGCGCGTGTCGCTCGACCTGATCGGTCTGCCGCCGACGCTCGCCGAACTCGATGCGTTCGTGACGGCTTCAGCCAAGGACGCGGACGCGGCGTATCGCGAACTCGTGGACAGGCTGCTCGCCAGCCCGCACTACGGCGAGCGCTGGGGCCGGTGGTGGCTGGACCAGGCGCGCTACGCAGACAGCAACGGCTACTCCATTGACGCCCCGCGCCAGATCTGGAAGTTCCGCGATTGGGTGATCGCCGCATTGAACGCGGATATGCCGTTCGATCAGTTCACCATCGAGCAACTCGCAGGCGATCTCCTGCCCAACGCCGGCGAGAGCCAGACGATCGCCACGGGCTTCCATCGCAATACGCAGATCAATCAAGAAGGCGGCATTGACGTCGAGCAGTTCCGCGTCGACAGCGTCTTCGACCGCGTGGCGACGACGGGCGTCGTGTGGTTGGGGCTCTCCATCGGCTGCGCGCAGTGCCACGATCACAAATTCGATCCCATCACGCAGAAGGAGTATTACCGGCTCTTCGCCTTCCTGAACAACCAGGACGAGCCGACGCTGAAGGTCTTCGACCCGAGCGTCAACGTCGGCGACCTCGCCGCGGAGTTCAAGGAAGTCCAGGATAAGATCGCGGACTATTTGAAGGAACACGCGGACGACCTGGTGAAGTGGGAGGCGGGCCTGACGCCGCAGATGAAGAAGAGCTTCACGCCGGAGGTCAACCAGATCCTCGCCGTACCGCGGGAGAAGCGCAGCCTCGCGGAGCGCAAGACGCTGTTCGCCAGCGGCGACGGCGCCGTGGGTCCGTTCCGCCGATGGAACGACCGCTACACGGAACTCGACGCCATCCTGAATCAGGGCGTCACCACCCTGGTGATGAAGGAGCTGCCGAAGCCGCGCAAGACGACCGTCTTCATCAAAGGCGACTTCACCAGGCCCGCGGACGAGGTCACGCCCGGGACGCTCGCCGTGCTGCATCCGCTCGATCAGCCGGAAGGCCCGCCCAACCGCCTCGATCTCGCGAAATGGCTCGTCAGCCCGCGGAATCCGCTCGCCGCGCGCGTGATCGTGAACCGCGTCTGGCAGCAGTATTTCGGACGCGGCATCGTCGAGTCGGAGAACGACTTCGGCATGCAAGGCTCGCCCCCTTCGCACCCGGAGCTGCTCGACTGGCTCGCCATCGAGCTCATGGAGCGGAAGTGGAGCCTCAAGGATCTGCATCGCCTCATCGTGACCTCGCACACCTATCGGCAGTCTTCGTCCGACAGGCCCGAGCTGCGCGAGAAGGACCCGAACAACTACCTCCTCGCCCGCCAGCAGCGCCTGCGGCTCGACGCCGAGCTCGTACGCGACGTCGCACTCGCCGCCAGCGGCCTTCTCTCGCCGAAGCTCGGCGGCCCTCCCGTCTATCCCCCGATCCCCGACGGCGTCATGGGCCAGGGCCAGGTGAAGCGAGTCTGGGCCGTGAGCAAGGGCGAGGACCGGTTCCGCCGCGGCCTCTACACCTTCGTCTATCGCGCCTCGCCGCCGCCGTCGCTGAACGTCTTCGACGCGCCCGATGGATTCACCAGTTGCACCCGCCGCATCCGCAGCAACACGCCGCTGCAAGCCCTTACGCTGCTGAACGACGGCAGCTTCTTCGAGTTCGCCGCCGCGCTGGAAAAGATCATCCGGAACGACGGCCTCGAAACCGCCTTCCGCCGTTGCACCTCGCGCTCGCCCAAGCCCGAGGAGCTGGCCGTTCTCAAGGGGCTCGACGCCCTTTCCGCAGCCCGCGTCCTGCTCAACCTCGACGAAACCCTTACTCGCGAATGA